The proteins below are encoded in one region of Enhydrobacter sp.:
- a CDS encoding dipeptide ABC transporter ATP-binding protein, which yields MVETTPILEVKDLKKHFPVRKGLLRRTVGHVYAVDGISFSIGEGETLGLVGESGCGKSTAGRAVLRLIEPTSGKVAMTGRDITRLSKKELRPYRRQMQIVFQDPFSSLNPRMTAGEIVGEPLLVHGMARSKERREQVAALFERVGLRPAQMANYPHQFSGGQRQRIGIARALALGPKLIVGDEPVSALDVSIQAQVINLLQDLQRERKLSYLFISHNLAVVEHISHRIAVMYLGRIVEYADTRSIFTRPQHPYTEALLSAVPVPDPTIRREKRLLQGDVPSPVHPPAGCHFHTRCPYAVARCKTESPSLREIAPGHHVSCHLR from the coding sequence ATGGTTGAGACGACGCCCATCCTGGAGGTCAAGGACCTCAAGAAGCATTTTCCGGTGCGCAAGGGCCTGCTGCGCCGCACGGTCGGGCACGTCTACGCGGTCGACGGCATCAGCTTCTCGATCGGCGAGGGCGAGACGCTTGGTCTCGTGGGCGAGTCGGGCTGCGGCAAGTCGACGGCGGGCCGCGCCGTGCTGCGCCTGATCGAGCCTACCTCGGGCAAGGTCGCCATGACCGGCCGCGATATCACGCGTCTGTCGAAGAAGGAGCTGCGTCCCTACCGGCGGCAGATGCAGATCGTCTTCCAGGATCCTTTCTCATCGCTCAATCCGCGCATGACGGCAGGCGAGATCGTGGGCGAGCCGCTTCTGGTCCACGGCATGGCGCGCAGCAAGGAACGGCGCGAGCAGGTGGCGGCGCTGTTCGAGCGGGTGGGCCTCAGGCCGGCGCAGATGGCCAACTACCCGCACCAGTTCTCCGGCGGCCAGCGCCAGCGCATCGGCATCGCCCGCGCCCTCGCCCTCGGGCCGAAACTGATCGTGGGCGACGAGCCCGTGTCGGCTCTCGATGTCTCGATCCAGGCGCAGGTGATCAATCTCCTGCAGGACCTGCAGCGCGAGCGGAAGCTTTCCTACCTCTTCATCTCGCACAATCTCGCCGTGGTGGAGCATATCAGCCACCGAATCGCCGTGATGTATCTCGGCCGGATCGTCGAATATGCCGACACGCGTTCGATCTTCACCCGGCCGCAGCATCCCTACACAGAGGCGCTGCTCTCGGCCGTGCCCGTGCCCGATCCGACGATCAGGCGCGAGAAGCGTCTCCTGCAGGGCGATGTGCCCAGCCCGGTCCATCCGCCGGCCGGGTGCCACTTCCACACCCGCTGCCCCTATGCCGTGGCACGCTGCAAGACGGAATCGCCCTCGCTGCGCGAAATCGCGCCCGGTCACCACGTCTCCTGTCATCTGCGCTAG
- a CDS encoding ABC transporter substrate-binding protein, whose product MRFRLALLAAGVAGLVTAASPSFAQKQGGTLHISHRDNPPSASILEEATISTVQPFMAVFNNLVVFDPKEKINSPDHIVPDLAESWSWNSDKTQLTFKLHSGVKWHDGKPFTAKDVKCTWDALAGKTKSDLIRKDPREIWYKNLKEVDVKSDTEVTFVLNRPQPSFLSMLAAGYSPVYACHADGREMRSKPIGTGPFKVVEFKRNNSIKLVRNPDYWKKGKPYLDAIEWKIVPSRSTRLLGFVAGEFDMTFDSDITFPMLKDVKSQKPDAVCEARPTGVNGNILLNRDAPPFDNAELRKALVLAIDRKPFNEILFEGHALPAEPMLPPPAGIWGMPKEMLETMPGYGADVEKNRAEARKIMEKLGYSKDKPLKIKVSTRNIAIYRDPAVILIDQLKQIYIEAELDPIDTTVWHTKVQNKQYTLGMNLTGVGVDDPDVNFYENFYSTSPRNYSGYKNPEVDKMIDQQSAEVDHEKRKKMVWEIEKRLIEDGARPVLYQGVGNTCWSPKLKGLVLQDNSIYNGWRFEDVWLDR is encoded by the coding sequence ATGCGTTTTCGACTGGCATTGCTGGCAGCCGGGGTGGCTGGTTTGGTGACGGCTGCGTCACCGTCATTCGCGCAGAAGCAGGGCGGCACGTTGCATATTTCCCATCGCGACAATCCGCCCAGCGCCTCCATTCTCGAGGAAGCGACGATCTCCACCGTCCAGCCCTTCATGGCGGTGTTCAACAACCTCGTGGTCTTCGACCCCAAGGAGAAGATCAACAGCCCCGATCATATCGTGCCCGATCTGGCCGAGAGCTGGTCGTGGAACTCCGACAAGACCCAGCTCACCTTCAAGCTGCACAGCGGGGTGAAATGGCACGACGGCAAGCCGTTCACCGCCAAGGACGTGAAGTGCACGTGGGACGCGCTGGCTGGCAAGACCAAGTCTGACCTGATCCGCAAGGACCCGCGCGAGATCTGGTACAAGAACCTCAAGGAGGTCGACGTCAAGTCCGACACCGAGGTGACCTTCGTCCTGAACAGGCCGCAGCCCTCGTTCCTGTCGATGCTCGCCGCGGGCTATTCGCCGGTCTATGCCTGCCACGCCGATGGCCGCGAGATGCGGTCCAAGCCGATCGGCACCGGCCCCTTCAAGGTCGTCGAGTTCAAGCGCAATAATTCGATCAAGCTGGTGCGCAATCCCGACTACTGGAAGAAGGGCAAGCCCTACCTCGACGCCATCGAGTGGAAGATTGTGCCCAGCCGCAGCACGCGCTTGCTAGGCTTCGTCGCCGGCGAGTTCGACATGACCTTCGATTCAGACATCACCTTCCCGATGCTGAAGGACGTCAAGTCCCAGAAGCCCGATGCGGTTTGTGAGGCGCGGCCGACCGGCGTCAACGGCAACATCCTGCTCAATCGCGATGCGCCGCCGTTCGACAATGCCGAGCTGCGCAAGGCCTTGGTCCTGGCGATCGACCGCAAGCCCTTCAACGAGATCCTGTTCGAGGGCCATGCGTTGCCTGCCGAGCCGATGCTGCCGCCGCCGGCCGGTATCTGGGGCATGCCCAAGGAGATGCTGGAAACCATGCCGGGCTACGGGGCGGACGTCGAGAAGAACCGCGCCGAGGCGCGCAAGATCATGGAGAAGCTCGGCTACAGCAAGGACAAGCCGCTTAAGATCAAGGTCTCGACGCGCAATATCGCGATCTATCGCGATCCGGCCGTCATCCTGATCGACCAGCTCAAGCAAATCTACATCGAGGCCGAGCTCGACCCGATCGACACCACGGTCTGGCACACCAAGGTGCAGAACAAGCAGTACACGCTGGGCATGAACCTGACCGGCGTCGGCGTCGACGACCCCGACGTCAACTTCTATGAGAACTTCTACTCGACCTCTCCGCGCAACTATTCCGGCTACAAGAACCCGGAGGTCGACAAGATGATCGACCAGCAGTCGGCCGAGGTCGACCACGAGAAGCGCAAGAAGATGGTGTGGGAGATCGAGAAGAGGCTGATCGAGGACGGTGCCCGGCCGGTGCTCTACCAGGGCGTGGGCAACACCTGCTGGTCGCCGAAGCTGAAGGGCCTCGTCCTCCAGGATAACAGCATCTATAACGGCTGGCGTTTCGAGGACGTCTGGCTCGACCGCTAG
- a CDS encoding aldolase/citrate lyase family protein, producing the protein MGIAVNAAKARLKKNELAIGIGVRLVRNVDIIKVMKAAGYDWLFLDLEHGAMSIETACEISVAAQDSGIAPIVRVPHGELTMATRVLDGGALGIVIPHVDTAEEASEIADRLRYPPRGHRSVGGGQAQFDYAPMPLAEMTRQSDDNTLITVMIETPQAVDNAESIAAVPGIDCLLIGSSDLSMELGIPGENGHAKVQAAADKVVAACKKHGKWPGMGGAYSDELLKLYAGKGMKLLLSGNDLPMLTAAARAHQAKVRALQ; encoded by the coding sequence ATGGGCATTGCGGTCAACGCCGCCAAGGCACGGTTGAAGAAGAACGAGCTGGCCATCGGGATCGGCGTGCGGCTGGTGCGTAATGTCGATATCATCAAGGTCATGAAGGCGGCCGGCTACGACTGGTTGTTCCTCGATCTCGAGCACGGCGCGATGTCGATCGAGACCGCCTGCGAGATCTCGGTCGCCGCCCAGGACTCCGGTATCGCCCCCATCGTGCGGGTACCTCACGGAGAACTCACCATGGCGACGCGCGTGCTCGACGGCGGCGCGCTCGGCATCGTGATCCCCCATGTCGACACGGCGGAGGAAGCGAGCGAGATCGCCGACCGGCTGCGCTATCCGCCGCGCGGCCACCGCTCGGTGGGCGGCGGTCAGGCCCAGTTCGACTATGCGCCGATGCCGCTCGCCGAGATGACCAGGCAAAGCGACGACAACACCCTGATCACGGTCATGATCGAGACGCCCCAGGCGGTCGACAACGCCGAGTCAATCGCCGCCGTGCCGGGCATCGACTGCCTGCTGATTGGCTCGAGCGATCTGTCGATGGAACTCGGCATTCCGGGCGAGAACGGGCATGCCAAGGTGCAAGCCGCTGCCGACAAGGTGGTTGCCGCCTGCAAGAAGCACGGCAAGTGGCCCGGCATGGGCGGCGCCTACAGCGACGAGCTGCTGAAGCTTTACGCCGGCAAGGGCATGAAGCTCCTGCTTTCGGGCAACG
- a CDS encoding ABC transporter permease: MAAYLTRRILLMVVTLFGMSVFIFVLLRLVPGNVVDILVDSAGIVDPHEKAKIAHELGLDRPILEQYTQWIGGLVHGDLGYAYVSERPAIEEIAPRVPVTAKLAGLALFFSVLFGVPLGVISAVKQNTRLDYLLRVVSLSGLSLPSFWLGLLILMASVQWFGDIPIYSNQPKSVLDELLLLSIPAAAVGFRSSALIMRLTRSSMLEVLRQDYIRTARSKGVSLMSVNYKHALRNALLPVVTIIGIEAAFLIGGLIVTETVFNIPGVARFLVESIQWRDYPIVQNLVMMIALIVVIANFLVDMAYMALDPRIKYSD, encoded by the coding sequence ATGGCCGCCTACCTGACGCGCCGCATCCTCCTGATGGTGGTCACGCTGTTCGGCATGTCGGTGTTCATCTTCGTGCTGCTGCGCCTGGTTCCCGGCAATGTCGTCGACATCCTGGTCGACTCGGCGGGTATCGTCGATCCCCACGAGAAGGCCAAGATCGCCCATGAGCTCGGCCTCGACCGACCGATCCTCGAGCAGTACACGCAGTGGATCGGCGGGCTGGTGCATGGCGACCTGGGCTATGCCTATGTCTCGGAGCGTCCGGCCATCGAGGAGATCGCCCCGCGCGTGCCAGTCACTGCCAAGCTGGCGGGCCTCGCACTGTTCTTCTCGGTGCTCTTCGGCGTGCCGCTTGGCGTGATCAGCGCCGTCAAGCAGAACACCCGGCTCGACTACCTGTTGCGCGTCGTCAGCCTCAGCGGCCTCTCGTTGCCCTCGTTCTGGCTCGGCCTGCTGATCCTGATGGCATCGGTGCAGTGGTTCGGCGACATCCCGATCTACTCCAACCAACCGAAGAGCGTGCTCGACGAGCTGCTGCTGCTCAGCATCCCCGCGGCGGCCGTCGGCTTCCGCAGCTCGGCGCTGATCATGCGGCTCACGCGGTCGTCCATGCTCGAGGTGCTGCGCCAGGACTATATCCGCACCGCTCGGTCGAAGGGCGTTTCGCTGATGTCGGTCAACTACAAGCACGCGCTGCGCAATGCGCTACTGCCCGTGGTCACGATCATCGGCATCGAAGCCGCCTTTCTGATCGGCGGCCTGATCGTGACGGAGACAGTGTTCAATATCCCAGGCGTCGCGCGCTTCCTCGTCGAATCGATCCAGTGGCGCGACTATCCTATCGTGCAGAACCTGGTGATGATGATCGCCCTGATCGTCGTCATCGCCAACTTCCTGGTCGACATGGCCTACATGGCGCTCGACCCACGTATCAAGTACTCGGACTGA
- a CDS encoding ABC transporter ATP-binding protein codes for MSALLEVDDLGTWFYTRQGIVKAVDGVDFKVTSGETLAIVGESGCGKSMTALSLMRLVPEPPGRIVSGSIRLGGRDLLTLGEEEMRKVRGNEISMIFQEPMTSLNPVMTIGKQITEALTLHRSLNRKQAMKRAIEMLDLVRIPEPKQRAKEYPHQLSGGMRQRAMIAMALACNPKVLIADEPTTALDVTIQAQILDLIVDLQREFGAAVLLITHDLGVVAETAHRVIVMYAGRKVEEAEVGELFARPLHPYTSGLMASIPRLDLMRGEGKRNDARLQEIPGIVPPLFALPPGCAFAPRCPKADDLCRRERPDYKEKRPGHWAACWHSDG; via the coding sequence ATGAGCGCACTTCTCGAGGTCGACGACCTCGGCACCTGGTTCTACACGCGACAGGGCATCGTCAAGGCCGTGGACGGCGTCGACTTCAAGGTCACATCAGGCGAAACGCTGGCGATCGTGGGCGAGTCGGGCTGCGGCAAGAGCATGACGGCGCTGTCGCTGATGCGTCTCGTGCCCGAGCCGCCCGGTCGCATCGTGTCGGGCTCGATCCGGCTCGGCGGCCGCGATCTGCTGACGCTCGGCGAAGAAGAGATGCGCAAGGTGCGCGGCAACGAGATCTCGATGATCTTCCAGGAGCCGATGACGTCGCTCAACCCGGTGATGACCATCGGCAAGCAGATCACTGAGGCATTGACCCTGCATCGCAGCCTGAACCGCAAGCAGGCCATGAAGCGCGCCATCGAGATGCTGGACCTGGTGCGCATTCCGGAGCCCAAGCAGCGTGCGAAGGAATATCCGCATCAGCTCTCCGGCGGCATGCGCCAGCGCGCCATGATCGCCATGGCGCTCGCCTGCAATCCCAAGGTTCTGATCGCCGACGAGCCGACCACGGCGCTCGACGTCACCATCCAGGCGCAGATCCTCGATCTGATCGTCGACCTGCAGCGCGAGTTCGGCGCCGCCGTGCTCCTGATCACACACGATCTCGGCGTCGTGGCCGAGACGGCCCACCGCGTGATCGTGATGTATGCCGGCCGCAAGGTCGAGGAGGCCGAGGTGGGCGAACTCTTCGCCCGGCCGCTCCACCCTTATACCTCTGGCCTGATGGCCTCGATCCCGCGGCTGGACCTGATGCGCGGCGAGGGCAAGCGCAACGATGCGCGGCTGCAGGAGATCCCCGGCATCGTGCCGCCGTTGTTCGCCCTGCCGCCAGGCTGCGCCTTCGCCCCACGCTGCCCCAAGGCGGACGACCTTTGCCGGCGCGAGCGGCCCGACTACAAGGAGAAGCGGCCTGGCCATTGGGCCGCCTGCTGGCACAGCGATGGTTGA
- a CDS encoding choline dehydrogenase yields MADWDYIIVGGGSAGCVLANRLTEDANVKVLLLEAGPRDKSIWIDVPVGFTRLLNHDKFNWNFEMEAEEGVAGRRIPCPRGRTLGGSSSINGMLYVRGQPLDYDTWAQLGNRGWSYEQILPYFKKSENYEGQGDPSRGKGGPLNVADMYERHELCDAFIDAAAASGYPKNRDYNNGNQEGFGYYQVTMKNGKRWSAARAFLDPIRHRPNLRIETDALASKVVLEGKRAVGVAYTVHGQAREARCGREVIVSCGAVQSPGVLEHSGIGQPELLKKFGIETRHELKGVGENYGDHFAPRMNWRVKLPITLNDQTRGLNMVKEIIKYCATGRGILTWTAGIVYGFVRTRPGLETPDMQFHMAHASYDSAQKRLLEREPGMTVVIGQCRPDSRGSIHIKSATPGTEPAIRPNFLSAQTDRDCTVAGMQIARRIVSHPSLAKYIAFENKPGKDVNTYDEWLSFARANGQTTYHVIGTCKMGHDPMAVVDDRLRVHGLAGLRVIDASIMPTVTSGNTNAPTIMIAEKGADMVKEDAKAGVKLAA; encoded by the coding sequence ATGGCCGATTGGGACTACATCATCGTGGGCGGCGGCTCGGCGGGCTGTGTGCTGGCCAATCGTCTGACCGAGGATGCGAACGTCAAGGTGCTGCTCCTGGAGGCGGGGCCGCGCGACAAGTCGATCTGGATCGATGTCCCGGTGGGCTTCACCAGGCTGTTGAACCACGACAAGTTCAACTGGAACTTCGAGATGGAGGCCGAGGAAGGCGTTGCCGGCCGCCGCATTCCCTGTCCGCGCGGCCGCACGCTGGGCGGCTCCAGCTCGATCAACGGCATGCTCTATGTGCGCGGCCAGCCGCTCGACTACGACACCTGGGCGCAGCTCGGCAATCGCGGCTGGTCCTACGAGCAGATCCTGCCCTACTTCAAGAAATCCGAGAACTACGAGGGCCAGGGCGATCCGTCACGCGGCAAGGGCGGTCCGCTGAACGTCGCCGACATGTACGAGCGCCACGAGCTTTGCGACGCCTTCATCGATGCCGCCGCGGCGAGCGGCTACCCCAAGAACAGGGACTACAACAACGGCAACCAGGAAGGCTTCGGCTACTACCAGGTGACGATGAAGAACGGCAAACGCTGGTCGGCGGCGCGTGCCTTCCTCGATCCGATCCGCCACCGTCCCAACCTGCGGATCGAGACGGACGCCCTGGCGAGCAAGGTGGTGCTGGAAGGCAAGCGCGCCGTCGGTGTTGCCTATACGGTGCACGGCCAGGCGCGCGAGGCGCGTTGCGGGCGCGAAGTGATCGTTTCCTGCGGCGCGGTCCAGTCGCCGGGCGTGCTCGAGCATTCCGGGATCGGCCAGCCCGAGCTGCTCAAGAAATTCGGCATCGAGACGCGGCACGAGCTCAAGGGCGTCGGCGAGAACTACGGCGACCATTTTGCGCCGCGCATGAACTGGCGCGTGAAGCTGCCGATCACGCTCAACGACCAGACGCGCGGCCTCAACATGGTGAAGGAGATCATCAAGTATTGCGCGACCGGACGCGGCATCCTCACCTGGACCGCCGGCATCGTGTACGGCTTCGTGCGCACGCGGCCGGGGCTGGAGACGCCCGACATGCAGTTCCACATGGCGCATGCCAGCTACGATTCGGCGCAGAAGCGGCTCCTGGAGCGCGAACCCGGCATGACGGTCGTGATCGGCCAGTGCCGGCCCGACTCGCGCGGCTCGATCCACATCAAGTCGGCGACGCCGGGGACGGAACCGGCGATCCGGCCGAACTTCCTCTCGGCCCAGACCGATCGGGACTGCACGGTGGCAGGCATGCAGATCGCCCGCAGGATCGTCTCCCATCCGTCGCTGGCGAAATACATCGCGTTCGAGAACAAGCCCGGCAAGGACGTCAACACCTACGACGAATGGCTGTCCTTCGCACGCGCCAACGGCCAGACGACCTATCACGTCATCGGCACCTGCAAGATGGGCCACGATCCCATGGCGGTGGTGGACGACCGCCTGCGGGTGCACGGGCTCGCGGGCCTCCGGGTGATCGATGCCTCGATCATGCCGACGGTGACCTCGGGCAACACCAACGCGCCCACGATCATGATCGCCGAAAAGGGCGCCGACATGGTCAAGGAGGATGCCAAGGCCGGCGTGAAGCTCGCGGCCTGA
- a CDS encoding VOC family protein: protein MTFHVERIDHVVLRVRNLAGMVRFYEQALGFKVERTLDRLHLVQMRAGASMLDLVQAERPESGGNMDHLCFRIEPFDREAIAARLAPLGVAVGETVERYGAEGNGPSLYFDDPEGNQIELKGAAQ from the coding sequence ATGACTTTCCATGTCGAACGGATCGACCATGTCGTGCTGCGGGTGCGCAACCTCGCCGGCATGGTCCGGTTCTACGAGCAGGCGCTCGGCTTCAAGGTCGAGCGCACGCTGGACAGGCTCCATCTGGTGCAGATGCGGGCCGGCGCTTCGATGCTCGACCTGGTCCAGGCCGAACGGCCGGAATCGGGCGGCAATATGGATCACCTCTGCTTCCGCATCGAGCCGTTCGACCGGGAGGCCATCGCCGCCCGGCTGGCGCCGCTCGGCGTTGCGGTGGGCGAAACCGTGGAGCGCTACGGTGCCGAGGGCAACGGGCCGTCGCTCTATTTCGACGATCCCGAAGGCAACCAGATCGAGCTGAAGGGCGCGGCGCAATAG
- a CDS encoding putative FMN-dependent luciferase-like monooxygenase produces MTAPISIQRLGFFTRLLDEADAAERYRLAAAQIAHAERCGFDSAWIAQHHFHEAEGGLPAPFVFLSHVAARTPRIRLGTGIVTLPLELPIRVAEDASVFDLMNEGRLELGVGPGGNMTAFAAFGLDSDRRHSLFDRHLDLLRTALANRPLPGGDHLYPANPPLVDRIWQATFTVSGARRAGLAGDGLMLSRTQPRAPDALGASLADIQNPMIDAYLEALPRGQAPRILASRTVFVADDHDEAMRLAEKGLMRMRHRLAATGDLASGNLVGDIIAAMDVHVGTADEVIASLQADDTLRRATDLTMQVHSIDPPHPYILRSIELFAEKVAPALGWLPGRSEGARRVA; encoded by the coding sequence ATGACCGCCCCTATCTCCATCCAGCGACTGGGCTTTTTCACCCGGTTGCTGGACGAAGCCGATGCCGCCGAGCGCTATCGGCTTGCCGCCGCGCAGATCGCTCACGCCGAGCGTTGCGGCTTCGATTCCGCGTGGATCGCGCAACATCATTTCCATGAGGCCGAAGGCGGGCTGCCCGCGCCCTTCGTCTTCCTCTCGCATGTTGCCGCCCGGACGCCGCGCATCCGGCTGGGCACGGGCATCGTCACCCTGCCGCTCGAGCTGCCGATCCGCGTCGCCGAGGATGCGTCGGTGTTCGACCTGATGAACGAGGGCCGTCTCGAACTCGGCGTCGGCCCGGGCGGTAACATGACCGCTTTCGCCGCCTTCGGGCTCGACAGCGACAGGCGTCACAGCCTGTTCGACCGTCATCTCGACCTGCTGCGCACAGCCTTGGCCAACCGCCCCTTGCCGGGCGGTGACCATCTCTATCCGGCCAATCCGCCGCTGGTCGACCGAATCTGGCAGGCGACCTTTACTGTTTCGGGCGCCCGTCGGGCCGGTCTCGCGGGCGACGGGTTGATGCTCTCGCGCACCCAGCCGAGAGCGCCCGATGCACTGGGAGCCTCGCTTGCCGACATCCAGAACCCGATGATCGACGCCTATCTCGAGGCCCTGCCCAGGGGGCAGGCGCCGCGCATCCTCGCCTCGCGCACGGTGTTCGTGGCCGACGACCATGACGAGGCCATGCGGCTGGCCGAGAAGGGGCTCATGCGCATGCGCCACCGGCTCGCGGCCACGGGCGACCTTGCCTCGGGCAATCTGGTGGGTGACATCATCGCCGCCATGGACGTGCATGTCGGCACGGCCGACGAGGTGATCGCCTCGCTGCAGGCCGACGACACGCTGCGGCGTGCCACCGATCTCACGATGCAGGTCCATTCGATCGACCCGCCGCATCCCTACATCCTGCGCTCGATCGAGCTCTTCGCCGAGAAGGTGGCGCCCGCGCTCGGCTGGCTGCCTGGCCGGTCGGAAGGGGCGCGGAGAGTGGCATGA
- a CDS encoding CMD domain protein gives MNDVIDGLAGIAPGSALDKARDNRPEARKQAQASYDALFAPKDPGTFTLQERFAVAAFVAGLHGREETRDFYKEQLVRTGASPELQVAVASEAFEARTHGPYGHYPVGPLSLENSDGMVHAVGPTARHILGQRLATAFEHTHMLVFHPRDAAPASLQAMLDAGWSTTDVVTLSQLVSFLAFQIRVVAGLKALNARPA, from the coding sequence ATGAACGACGTGATCGACGGGCTGGCCGGCATTGCGCCGGGCTCGGCGCTGGACAAGGCGCGCGACAATCGGCCGGAGGCGCGCAAGCAGGCGCAGGCGAGCTACGACGCGCTGTTCGCGCCGAAGGACCCGGGCACCTTCACGCTCCAGGAACGATTCGCCGTCGCGGCTTTTGTCGCCGGACTGCACGGGCGGGAGGAGACGCGGGATTTCTACAAGGAGCAGCTCGTCCGGACCGGTGCGTCGCCGGAGCTGCAGGTCGCCGTGGCGTCGGAGGCTTTCGAGGCCAGGACACACGGCCCCTACGGCCACTATCCCGTCGGACCGCTCAGCCTCGAGAACAGCGACGGCATGGTCCACGCCGTGGGCCCGACCGCGCGACATATCCTGGGCCAACGGCTCGCGACGGCGTTCGAGCACACGCACATGCTGGTTTTCCATCCGCGCGATGCCGCCCCGGCTTCCCTGCAGGCCATGCTCGACGCCGGCTGGTCGACGACCGACGTCGTCACCCTGTCCCAGCTCGTTTCCTTCCTGGCCTTTCAGATCCGTGTCGTCGCCGGGCTCAAGGCCCTGAACGCGAGGCCTGCATGA
- a CDS encoding ABC transporter permease — translation MTVIDHDAELGRAGANVTGWVSRLAFLARRYPLGTVGALIVVVFVLTAVFANVIAPVDPTATNARASLSPPGGAFWLGADFMGRDMYSRIVYGARVSLSVGVGATLLGGILGVAVGLMSGYIGGWFDLVTQRLMDIMQALPLLVMALAMAAALGPSLQNTIIAIAIPLVPNVARVVRSSTLSLREQPFIEAARAIGMSELRIAVRHVLPNTLAPLIVLGTAQLGSAILVEASLSFLGLGIPEPYPSWGRMLSESAAEYVRTAPWLVIFPGLAISLTVFGTNLLGDALRDILDPRERS, via the coding sequence ATGACCGTTATCGACCACGACGCCGAACTCGGTCGCGCCGGAGCGAATGTCACCGGCTGGGTCAGTCGTCTCGCCTTCCTGGCGCGGCGCTACCCGCTGGGCACGGTGGGCGCGCTGATCGTGGTGGTGTTCGTTCTCACCGCGGTGTTCGCCAATGTCATCGCGCCGGTCGACCCAACGGCGACCAACGCCCGCGCCTCGCTATCGCCGCCGGGCGGCGCGTTCTGGCTGGGCGCCGACTTCATGGGGCGGGACATGTACAGCCGCATCGTCTACGGCGCGCGTGTCTCGCTCTCCGTCGGCGTCGGCGCCACGCTTCTCGGCGGAATCCTGGGTGTCGCCGTCGGCCTGATGAGCGGATATATCGGCGGCTGGTTCGATCTCGTGACCCAGAGGCTGATGGACATCATGCAGGCCCTGCCGCTGCTGGTGATGGCACTGGCGATGGCGGCGGCACTCGGTCCTTCGCTGCAGAACACCATAATCGCCATCGCCATCCCGCTCGTGCCGAATGTGGCGCGGGTGGTTCGTTCCAGCACGCTCTCGTTGCGGGAGCAGCCTTTCATCGAAGCCGCCAGGGCGATCGGCATGAGCGAGCTGCGCATCGCCGTGCGCCATGTGCTGCCCAACACGCTGGCGCCGCTGATCGTGCTGGGGACCGCGCAGCTCGGGTCGGCGATCCTGGTCGAGGCTTCCCTGTCGTTTCTTGGCCTTGGCATTCCCGAGCCTTATCCGTCATGGGGCAGGATGCTGTCCGAATCGGCCGCCGAGTACGTGCGCACCGCGCCGTGGCTGGTGATCTTCCCTGGCCTAGCCATCAGCCTCACGGTGTTCGGCACCAATCTGCTGGGCGATGCGCTGCGCGACATCCTCGATCCTCGCGAACGGTCCTGA
- a CDS encoding alkylhydroperoxidase domain protein: MSEKTLTPPPHTEPAAFTRDQLDWLPWLEPVAEETLTARQRESLVDAARAKSAYFRLLARDPDILEARTRTDKDIFYNPQAGLPRAERELAAAATSRLNGCIYCASVHARHAAVYSKRDGDVQKLLDQGVRADLDTRWNAIIAAAAALTAIPIDFGPEHIDRLRSAGLDDLAIVDVINAASFFNWANRLMLSLGEPATTAG; the protein is encoded by the coding sequence ATGAGCGAGAAAACCCTGACGCCGCCGCCGCACACCGAACCGGCCGCCTTCACCCGCGACCAGCTCGACTGGCTGCCCTGGCTGGAGCCGGTGGCGGAAGAAACGCTGACGGCCCGCCAGAGGGAAAGCCTGGTCGATGCGGCGCGCGCGAAGTCGGCCTATTTCCGCCTGCTCGCGCGCGACCCGGACATCCTCGAGGCGCGCACGCGCACCGACAAGGATATTTTCTACAATCCGCAGGCGGGCCTTCCCCGGGCGGAGCGCGAGCTCGCCGCGGCAGCGACATCGCGGCTGAACGGCTGCATCTATTGCGCCTCCGTGCATGCCCGCCATGCCGCCGTCTACTCGAAGCGCGACGGCGATGTACAGAAGCTCCTCGACCAGGGCGTCAGAGCCGATCTCGACACGCGCTGGAACGCCATCATCGCCGCCGCGGCCGCCCTTACCGCCATTCCGATCGATTTCGGCCCGGAGCATATCGACCGGCTGCGCAGCGCGGGCCTCGACGATCTCGCCATCGTCGACGTGATCAACGCCGCCTCGTTCTTCAACTGGGCCAACCGGCTGATGCTCTCCCTCGGCGAGCCAGCGACGACCGCCGGTTAG